A single Verrucomicrobiota bacterium DNA region contains:
- a CDS encoding 4-deoxy-4-formamido-L-arabinose-phosphoundecaprenol deformylase — MKSEAPQLIIKIDVDTDRGTREGVPALVAILKRHSVPATFLFSLGPDNTGKAIRRVFRPGFLKKVTRTRVTQLYGWRTLLSGTLLPAPQIGKRNESVLRAVKADGFAAGIHCYDHFRWQDYLHRLSLEETRAEFGRAVAEFERIFGEHPQAAGAAGWQANASSFQVYDEQQLLYGSDCRGAFPFFPQVNGKTFRTLQIPTTLPTLDELLGRPDFPENSIVAHYLGLLRSELPNVLTIHAEIEGMQKAELFEQLVTAAKQTGVTFTTMEEIAHRVLQNRNAIPACVVEEGTVDGRSGFLASQRIAA; from the coding sequence ATGAAGTCCGAAGCGCCTCAACTCATCATCAAGATCGATGTCGATACCGACCGCGGCACGCGCGAAGGCGTTCCCGCGCTCGTCGCCATCCTCAAACGCCATTCCGTGCCCGCCACGTTTCTGTTTAGCCTTGGCCCGGACAACACCGGCAAGGCGATTCGACGGGTCTTCCGTCCGGGCTTCCTAAAAAAAGTCACCCGCACCCGCGTCACCCAACTTTACGGCTGGCGCACGCTCCTCTCCGGCACACTCCTGCCCGCACCGCAGATCGGGAAACGCAACGAATCCGTTTTGCGCGCCGTCAAAGCCGATGGATTCGCTGCCGGCATTCATTGTTATGACCATTTCCGCTGGCAGGATTATCTCCATCGCCTTTCGCTGGAAGAAACGCGCGCAGAGTTCGGTCGCGCCGTCGCGGAGTTTGAACGCATCTTCGGCGAGCATCCGCAGGCAGCAGGCGCAGCGGGCTGGCAGGCCAACGCCAGCAGTTTTCAGGTCTATGACGAACAGCAACTTCTCTACGGCAGCGACTGCCGGGGCGCATTTCCATTCTTTCCGCAAGTGAACGGGAAAACTTTTCGGACGTTACAAATTCCAACGACGCTGCCGACGCTGGACGAATTGCTTGGCCGTCCTGATTTCCCGGAAAACTCCATCGTCGCTCACTATCTTGGCTTGCTCAGGTCGGAGTTACCGAATGTCCTGACCATTCACGCCGAAATTGAAGGGATGCAGAAGGCAGAACTGTTCGAACAACTCGTGACGGCAGCGAAGCAAACGGGCGTTACCTTCACGACGATGGAAGAAATCGCGCATCGAGTTCTGCAAAATCGCAACGCGATTCCGGCGTGCGTAGTGGAAGAAGGCACAGTGGATGGCCGGTCGGGTTTCTTGGCGAGCCAAAGAATCGCCGCTTGA
- a CDS encoding bifunctional UDP-4-keto-pentose/UDP-xylose synthase: protein MGEPAATGTTDRAAAIRGRPGSFRGRRAIQTLNLENILSQKILILGVNGFIGNSLAWNILTTKDWEVFGMDMATNKLTHCLGHERFHFFEGDITINREWIEYHLKKCDVVIPLVAIATPGLYVSDPIRVFELDFEANLEIIRKCVKYKKRLIFPSTSEIYGMSMDKEFDEYTTNFVLGPIPKQRWIYACIKQLLDRIIFAYGDKENLDYTLFRPFNFIGPKLDDINEPKEGSSRVVTQFIHNIINGLPIKLVDGGQQKRSFTFIDDGVDCLVRIIENKDQAASQRIFNIGNPYMNYSIKEMAQLIIELLKDYEEYRDNAEKIQLIDVDSREYYGEAYQDIAHRVPSIKEAEKHLGWKPTTDLRTALKLTLDYHLRNTNYELNKMQTR from the coding sequence ATGGGTGAACCCGCAGCAACCGGCACAACAGATCGCGCCGCCGCAATTCGAGGTCGGCCAGGTTCTTTCCGCGGTCGGCGAGCAATCCAAACCCTTAACCTTGAAAACATCTTGAGCCAAAAAATTCTCATCCTCGGCGTCAACGGCTTCATCGGCAACAGCCTTGCCTGGAATATTCTCACCACCAAAGACTGGGAGGTTTTCGGCATGGACATGGCCACCAACAAACTCACGCATTGCCTCGGCCATGAGCGTTTTCATTTCTTTGAAGGCGACATCACCATCAACCGCGAATGGATCGAATACCATCTCAAGAAATGCGACGTCGTCATTCCGCTGGTCGCCATCGCCACGCCCGGACTTTACGTGAGCGACCCGATCCGCGTTTTCGAACTGGATTTCGAGGCGAACCTGGAAATCATCCGCAAGTGCGTGAAATACAAGAAGCGCCTGATCTTTCCCTCCACCTCCGAAATCTACGGCATGTCGATGGACAAGGAGTTCGACGAATACACGACCAATTTCGTCCTCGGCCCGATTCCCAAGCAACGCTGGATTTACGCCTGCATCAAACAACTCCTCGACCGCATCATCTTCGCTTACGGCGACAAGGAGAACCTCGACTACACTCTGTTCCGCCCCTTCAACTTCATCGGGCCGAAGCTGGACGACATCAACGAGCCGAAGGAAGGCAGTTCGCGCGTTGTCACACAATTCATTCACAACATCATCAATGGGCTGCCGATCAAACTGGTGGATGGCGGCCAGCAGAAACGCTCGTTCACGTTCATCGACGACGGCGTGGATTGCCTGGTGCGCATCATCGAGAACAAAGACCAGGCCGCCTCACAGCGCATCTTCAACATCGGCAATCCCTACATGAACTATTCAATCAAGGAGATGGCTCAACTCATCATCGAGCTGCTGAAAGACTACGAGGAATACCGTGACAACGCGGAAAAGATTCAACTGATTGACGTCGATTCACGCGAATACTACGGCGAAGCGTACCAGGACATCGCCCATCGCGTGCCCTCCATCAAGGAAGCCGAAAAACATCTCGGCTGGAAACCCACCACCGACCTGCGCACCGCCCTCAAGTTGACACTCGACTATCATCTGCGAAATACAAACTACGAGCTGAACAAAATGCAGACGCGTTGA
- a CDS encoding formyltransferase: MTEPRVIVFGYSEVGYECLELLLRRKTRVVAVFTHEDKPDENLWFRSVAGLAREHDVPVFTPDSLKTPETEEQLQTLRPDVIFSFYYRNMIPMRLLNLAPLGAFNMHGSLLPKYRGKAPVNWAVLNGESQIGATLHHMVQRADAGAIVDQEAVAIGPEETAIEVMKKVQAAALKVLERQLNAILTGHAPRHPQDETQATYFGARKPEDGRIDWHQPVINIFNLIRAVTRPYPGAFTDCGDARLMIWRVQPPGFSSRGAGDVVPGQVISLNPFAIATGDGILQITDCQWVNPQQPAQQIAPPQFEVGQVLSAVGEQSKPLTLKTS; this comes from the coding sequence ATGACTGAGCCGCGCGTCATTGTTTTCGGTTACAGCGAGGTGGGCTATGAATGCCTGGAGCTGTTGCTGCGCCGCAAGACGCGCGTGGTCGCTGTGTTCACTCACGAAGACAAACCGGACGAGAATCTTTGGTTTCGATCAGTCGCGGGCTTGGCGCGGGAACATGACGTTCCGGTTTTCACGCCCGATTCTTTGAAAACGCCGGAAACAGAAGAGCAACTTCAGACCCTTCGACCCGACGTCATCTTTTCCTTCTACTATCGGAACATGATTCCCATGCGGTTGTTGAACCTCGCACCGCTCGGCGCTTTCAACATGCACGGCTCTCTGCTGCCGAAATATCGCGGCAAAGCTCCCGTCAACTGGGCCGTGCTCAACGGTGAGAGCCAGATCGGCGCCACACTTCATCACATGGTGCAACGCGCGGATGCCGGAGCCATAGTGGATCAGGAAGCGGTTGCCATCGGACCGGAGGAAACCGCCATTGAAGTGATGAAGAAAGTTCAAGCGGCGGCGTTGAAGGTGTTGGAGCGACAATTGAACGCGATTCTCACCGGCCACGCGCCGCGTCATCCACAGGACGAAACTCAAGCGACTTATTTCGGCGCGCGCAAACCGGAGGATGGCCGGATTGACTGGCACCAGCCCGTAATCAACATCTTCAACCTGATTCGCGCCGTCACGCGGCCTTACCCCGGTGCGTTCACTGATTGCGGCGATGCGCGGCTGATGATCTGGCGGGTCCAGCCGCCGGGGTTCTCTTCGAGAGGCGCAGGCGACGTGGTTCCCGGACAAGTCATCAGCCTCAATCCGTTTGCCATTGCGACCGGGGACGGCATTTTGCAGATCACCGATTGCCAATGGGTGAACCCGCAGCAACCGGCACAACAGATCGCGCCGCCGCAATTCGAGGTCGGCCAGGTTCTTTCCGCGGTCGGCGAGCAATCCAAACCCTTAACCTTGAAAACATCTTGA
- a CDS encoding glycosyltransferase, whose translation MKAIYLSVVIPVFNEEENLESLFTRLTKVLDSVGKPFEIIFTNDGSADRSMEILRDLHRRRPKEVRVIDFNGNFGQHTAIMAAFERARGDIVVTLDADLQNPPEEIPKLLAKVEEGFDVVGGFRKSRKDTVGRKLSSKLINFVRELTTDIKMTDQGCMLRAYRRAVVQAIVQTGERSLFIPALAYKFAARPGEVEVEHDARAAGESKYSYYKLIRLNFDLITGFTTTPLQLFTLFSMLCSAGSLSLVAVLLYRRLVLNLDRETFGVFTLFAILFFLISVAMVGIGLIGEYVGRTYQSVQQRPRYVTREILEQLDD comes from the coding sequence ATGAAAGCGATTTATCTCTCGGTCGTCATCCCGGTGTTCAATGAAGAAGAGAATCTCGAATCTCTCTTCACGCGGCTTACGAAGGTGCTGGATTCCGTCGGCAAACCGTTTGAAATCATCTTCACCAACGACGGCAGCGCGGATCGCTCGATGGAAATCCTCCGCGATCTTCACCGACGGCGGCCCAAAGAAGTTCGCGTGATCGACTTCAACGGCAACTTCGGACAGCACACCGCCATCATGGCGGCGTTTGAGCGCGCACGAGGTGACATCGTTGTCACGCTGGACGCCGACCTGCAGAATCCGCCGGAGGAAATTCCCAAACTGCTCGCCAAAGTGGAGGAAGGATTCGATGTCGTCGGCGGATTTCGCAAAAGCCGCAAGGACACCGTGGGACGAAAGCTCAGTTCGAAGCTCATCAACTTTGTTCGCGAACTGACCACGGACATCAAGATGACTGATCAAGGTTGCATGTTGCGGGCGTATCGGCGCGCGGTGGTGCAGGCAATTGTGCAGACCGGCGAACGGTCACTGTTCATTCCCGCGCTCGCCTACAAATTCGCCGCGCGGCCCGGCGAAGTCGAAGTCGAACACGATGCGCGCGCCGCGGGCGAATCGAAATACAGTTATTACAAACTCATCCGGCTGAACTTCGATCTGATCACCGGCTTTACCACGACGCCGCTGCAACTGTTCACGCTCTTCAGCATGCTCTGCTCGGCGGGCAGCCTGAGTCTGGTGGCCGTGCTGCTTTACCGTCGGCTGGTGCTCAATCTCGACCGCGAAACCTTCGGCGTGTTCACGTTGTTCGCAATTCTTTTCTTCCTCATCAGCGTGGCGATGGTCGGCATCGGACTGATCGGCGAGTACGTCGGGCGCACGTATCAATCAGTGCAACAACGACCCCGTTACGTGACCAGGGAAATTCTGGAGCAACTCGATGACTGA
- a CDS encoding DegT/DnrJ/EryC1/StrS aminotransferase family protein yields MKTVAPDKPPIQSSQSVITNDAFLPFSKPTISPAAIAEVVACLESGWITTGPRTKQFEKMLQDYLRAPCALTCSSATAGLLMALLSLDLQPGDEVITTAMTFAATMNSIVLAGGKPVLVDVEPDTYNMDVSRLEAAITPRTRAIMPVHFAGLPVDLDSVYAIAKKHRLRVIEDAAHAIGTEYKGRRIGSFGDTQVFSFHPNKNMTTGEGGCITTTDANMEKRILLLRFHGIDREAWARFGKSGSPHYEIVLPGYKFNFMDIQAALGIHQLPALDGFIERRTELVHRYYEKLAGWPELTLPGKVSYEHRHAWHLFAPLINPDAAGVDRDGFMAALKEHNIGTGLHYQAVHLSPYYREKFGYQRGDFPNAEAISDRVVSLPLFPTMTEADQDRVIAAMAAIFKRA; encoded by the coding sequence ATGAAAACCGTCGCGCCGGACAAACCGCCAATTCAATCGAGCCAGAGCGTAATAACGAACGACGCTTTCCTGCCCTTTTCGAAACCGACGATCAGTCCGGCGGCCATCGCTGAGGTTGTCGCCTGTTTGGAATCGGGTTGGATCACCACCGGCCCGCGCACCAAACAGTTCGAGAAGATGTTGCAGGACTATTTGCGCGCGCCGTGCGCGTTGACATGCTCCTCGGCGACGGCCGGCCTGTTGATGGCGCTGCTCTCGCTGGATTTGCAACCGGGCGATGAAGTCATCACGACGGCGATGACTTTTGCGGCCACGATGAATTCGATTGTGCTCGCTGGCGGCAAACCGGTGCTGGTGGATGTTGAGCCAGACACTTACAACATGGATGTCTCGCGTTTGGAGGCCGCAATCACTCCGCGCACACGCGCGATCATGCCGGTTCACTTCGCCGGTCTGCCCGTGGATTTGGATTCCGTTTACGCCATTGCCAAGAAACATCGTCTCCGCGTCATCGAAGACGCCGCCCACGCCATTGGCACGGAATACAAAGGGCGGCGCATTGGAAGTTTTGGCGACACGCAGGTCTTCAGTTTTCACCCCAACAAGAACATGACCACGGGCGAAGGCGGTTGCATCACCACCACCGACGCCAACATGGAGAAGCGCATCCTGTTGCTGCGCTTCCACGGGATTGATCGCGAAGCGTGGGCGCGGTTTGGCAAATCTGGCAGCCCGCATTACGAGATTGTTTTGCCCGGTTACAAATTCAACTTCATGGACATTCAGGCCGCCCTGGGCATCCACCAACTTCCCGCGCTGGACGGTTTCATCGAGCGGCGCACGGAACTGGTTCATCGTTATTATGAGAAACTCGCCGGCTGGCCGGAGTTGACCTTGCCGGGCAAGGTTTCCTACGAACACCGTCACGCCTGGCATCTGTTCGCGCCGTTGATCAATCCCGACGCCGCCGGCGTGGACCGCGACGGATTCATGGCCGCGTTGAAAGAGCACAACATCGGCACCGGCCTGCATTATCAAGCGGTTCATTTGAGTCCTTACTACCGGGAGAAGTTCGGTTATCAACGTGGCGATTTTCCGAACGCGGAGGCGATTTCTGACCGCGTGGTCAGCCTGCCATTGTTTCCGACGATGACGGAAGCCGACCAGGACCGGGTCATTGCCGCGATGGCCGCCATTTTCAAACGCGCCTGA
- a CDS encoding phospholipid carrier-dependent glycosyltransferase, which produces MSNDKSKARDISKDVALLTLGLGLIYFSMIGLRPFSNPDEGRYAEIPREMVASGDWVTPRLNGVLYFEKPPFFYWLEALALKAGGMHEATLRFWPAALGILGCLTIYATGRRLYGRTAGIFSAIVLGTSLLFFGLSQIILLDMAVSVFISGALCCFILGVREPPGPTRRRLLSGFYLCMAVATLTKGLIGLAIPGAIIFLWTLLLWRWKSIFPLYLWIGIPLFLLVAVPWHVLAALATPAREHSAGFFSTKEEGQGFLWYYFMRQQVLRYLTAVDRREEPIWFFLVVLPAGLFPWVAFLPQAIKQSLQGGWKKRHEQPEVYFFIIWIAFVLLFFSTSQSKLIPYILPVYPALALLVGRYLSAAWGDPGRVSLKAGYVGYAIIAALLAAATPFILRSRPDTIRPAALPWFGVLIGILAISAILVFRFSRRRTSPRGLVVLMLAAAGICLVFNPLAAALHRPSARELCKFLKPRLAPDTLVFNLREYCQDVPPYLERLIGVVSFEPDEQRFGLQLESHSDRYVNAHQFVELWQGNQRVYALTSWRHYRAFAAMNPSWRPIEIMKDDDFVLLSNQPDAYNPQPVKP; this is translated from the coding sequence ATGAGCAACGATAAATCAAAAGCGCGAGACATTTCCAAAGATGTGGCGCTGCTGACTCTCGGTCTGGGCTTGATCTACTTTTCGATGATCGGTCTGCGACCGTTCAGCAATCCTGACGAGGGACGCTACGCGGAAATCCCGCGCGAGATGGTCGCCAGTGGCGATTGGGTCACGCCACGCCTGAACGGGGTCTTGTATTTTGAAAAGCCGCCGTTCTTTTACTGGCTCGAAGCACTGGCGCTCAAGGCGGGCGGCATGCACGAAGCCACGTTGCGGTTCTGGCCGGCGGCGTTGGGAATTCTCGGCTGTCTCACGATCTATGCCACAGGGCGGAGACTTTACGGCAGGACGGCGGGCATTTTTTCCGCCATTGTGCTGGGCACGAGTCTGCTCTTTTTCGGTTTGAGCCAGATCATTCTTCTGGACATGGCGGTGTCCGTGTTCATCAGCGGCGCGCTCTGTTGTTTCATTCTTGGCGTACGCGAACCGCCCGGACCGACGCGGCGACGACTGCTGTCGGGCTTTTATCTGTGCATGGCGGTGGCGACACTGACCAAAGGACTCATTGGTCTGGCGATTCCAGGGGCGATCATCTTTCTTTGGACACTGCTCTTGTGGCGATGGAAATCCATTTTCCCGCTTTATCTGTGGATTGGCATCCCGCTTTTTTTGCTGGTCGCGGTGCCCTGGCATGTGCTGGCAGCGCTGGCCACGCCCGCCCGCGAACACAGCGCCGGATTCTTTTCCACCAAGGAGGAAGGGCAGGGTTTTCTCTGGTACTACTTCATGCGTCAGCAGGTGTTGCGCTATCTCACGGCGGTGGACCGGCGCGAGGAACCGATCTGGTTTTTCCTGGTGGTGCTGCCGGCCGGCCTGTTTCCGTGGGTCGCTTTTTTGCCCCAGGCCATCAAGCAATCATTGCAAGGCGGATGGAAAAAGCGACACGAGCAGCCGGAAGTTTATTTCTTCATCATCTGGATTGCGTTTGTGCTGCTGTTTTTTTCCACGTCCCAATCCAAGTTGATTCCTTACATTCTGCCGGTGTATCCGGCGCTGGCGCTGTTGGTGGGAAGATATTTGTCGGCGGCGTGGGGTGATCCCGGCCGGGTTTCACTCAAAGCGGGTTACGTTGGCTATGCGATCATCGCCGCCTTGCTCGCCGCGGCCACGCCCTTCATTCTGCGTTCGCGGCCTGATACGATCCGCCCGGCTGCGCTGCCGTGGTTTGGCGTGTTGATCGGGATATTGGCCATCAGCGCCATTTTGGTTTTCCGTTTCAGCCGGCGCCGGACTTCACCGCGCGGGTTGGTTGTCCTGATGCTGGCGGCGGCTGGAATCTGTCTGGTGTTCAATCCGCTGGCCGCCGCGTTGCATCGTCCCTCCGCCCGGGAACTCTGCAAGTTTCTGAAGCCCAGACTCGCGCCGGATACATTGGTCTTCAACCTGCGCGAATACTGTCAGGACGTGCCTCCGTATCTGGAAAGGTTGATCGGAGTAGTCAGCTTCGAACCTGACGAACAGCGCTTCGGATTGCAACTGGAGAGCCATTCCGACCGTTACGTGAACGCGCACCAGTTCGTCGAACTCTGGCAAGGTAATCAACGCGTTTACGCGCTGACAAGCTGGCGCCATTATCGGGCGTTTGCCGCAATGAATCCCAGTTGGCGCCCGATCGAAATCATGAAGGACGATGATTTTGTGCTCCTCAGCAACCAGCCCGACGCCTACAATCCGCAGCCGGTCAAACCATGA
- a CDS encoding transposase, which translates to MARKLRVEYPGAIYHVMNRGDRREEIFKDDPDRERFLEALGEVCKKTGWQVHALCLMENHFHLVVETPQGNLVAGMKWFLGTYTSRFNRRHKLFGHLFSGRYKALVVDGSGSGYLKTVCDYVHLNPARAKLLSADESLRSYRWSSWPEYLKRPGNRWPWLRVDRLLGEYRIPEDNAAGRRHLEQELEARRQAESGADYRAIRRGWCLGEKAFREGLLEQMSERLGAEHYGEERLETGTEKAERIIREELKQRRWKERDLAKRAKGDVEKVKLAGRLREETTVTVKWIAERLEMGTAGYVNNRLYRWRKGTLPK; encoded by the coding sequence ATGGCGCGCAAGTTACGAGTGGAATATCCGGGGGCGATTTATCATGTGATGAATCGCGGCGACCGGCGTGAGGAGATTTTCAAGGATGACCCGGATCGGGAGCGCTTTCTGGAAGCGCTCGGCGAGGTGTGCAAGAAGACCGGCTGGCAGGTTCATGCGTTGTGCTTGATGGAGAATCATTTTCATCTGGTGGTAGAGACGCCGCAGGGCAATTTGGTGGCGGGCATGAAATGGTTTCTGGGCACTTACACTTCGCGGTTCAATCGTCGTCACAAGTTGTTCGGGCATCTGTTCAGCGGTCGTTACAAGGCGTTGGTGGTGGATGGCAGTGGCAGCGGGTATTTGAAGACGGTCTGTGATTACGTGCACTTGAATCCGGCGCGGGCGAAATTGTTGTCAGCGGACGAATCGTTGAGAAGTTATCGTTGGAGCAGTTGGCCGGAATACTTGAAGCGGCCCGGCAATCGCTGGCCGTGGTTGCGGGTGGATCGCTTGCTGGGTGAGTATCGGATTCCCGAGGACAACGCGGCGGGGCGGCGGCACTTGGAACAGGAACTGGAAGCGCGGCGCCAGGCGGAATCGGGAGCGGATTACAGAGCGATTCGACGGGGCTGGTGTCTGGGTGAGAAAGCCTTTCGCGAGGGATTGCTGGAGCAAATGAGCGAGCGCTTGGGCGCGGAGCACTACGGAGAGGAGCGGTTGGAGACGGGGACGGAGAAGGCGGAACGGATTATCCGCGAGGAATTGAAACAACGGCGCTGGAAGGAACGAGATCTGGCGAAGCGGGCCAAGGGTGATGTTGAGAAGGTAAAACTGGCCGGACGATTGCGTGAAGAAACGACGGTGACGGTGAAGTGGATTGCGGAGCGGCTTGAGATGGGGACGGCGGGTTACGTGAACAACCGGCTGTATCGCTGGCGCAAAGGAACGTTGCCTAAGTGA
- a CDS encoding ankyrin repeat domain-containing protein: MSKSLPSRPNLEQLKNQAKDLLKKYLAGEPAAVNRMRELHPDFGGSSVKSPRTPLTPSLSPSDGERVTEGRVRGKGFRLHDAQLVIAREYGFASWMKLKEHVDSITLKADDPVELFKKAFIDNDATMFRQLLERFPAMKAKINEPVAAFDAPVITQVRSREMLDVLLEAGADINAKSRWWAGGFGLLHGAKPDLAAYAIQRGAVVDVHAAARLGMNEKVRELISANPSLVNARGGDGQTPLHFASTVEIAKWLLDHGADIDARDIDHDSTPAQWMVGDRQEIARYLIQRGCKTDILMAAALGDADLVRKHLDSDPGCIHVRVSDEYFPMINKKAGGTIYQWALGWYVSPHDVAKQFGHDDVFRLLMERSPADVRLLAACWAVDETAVKSLLAQEPDLVADLSDAYHRQVAHAARNNNLAAVRVMLTAGLPVDSLGQHRATPLHWAAFHGNAELTREILRYEPPLELTDADFHSTPLGWAIHGSEHGWYCRTGDYATTVELLLKAGAKLPEKTTGGTEAVKDALRRHATKDFDRISLDAVDGSRTDLG; encoded by the coding sequence ATGTCAAAGTCGCTTCCTTCGCGGCCCAATCTTGAACAACTCAAGAACCAGGCCAAAGACCTCCTCAAAAAATATCTCGCCGGCGAGCCGGCGGCGGTGAATCGCATGCGCGAGCTTCATCCCGACTTTGGTGGTTCGTCGGTCAAATCACCAAGAACGCCCCTCACCCCATCCCTCTCCCCATCGGATGGGGAGAGGGTGACCGAAGGTCGGGTGAGGGGAAAAGGCTTCCGCCTTCACGACGCGCAACTTGTCATCGCTCGCGAATACGGTTTCGCCAGTTGGATGAAGCTCAAGGAGCATGTGGACTCCATCACACTCAAAGCAGACGACCCGGTTGAACTGTTCAAGAAAGCATTTATAGACAATGACGCAACCATGTTCCGCCAGTTACTCGAACGTTTTCCCGCGATGAAGGCAAAGATCAACGAACCCGTGGCGGCCTTCGACGCGCCGGTGATCACGCAGGTGCGCAGCCGCGAGATGCTGGACGTGTTGCTCGAAGCCGGGGCGGACATCAATGCGAAGAGCCGGTGGTGGGCCGGCGGATTCGGGCTCTTGCACGGCGCGAAACCTGACCTGGCCGCGTACGCAATACAGCGCGGCGCCGTCGTGGATGTGCACGCCGCCGCACGCCTCGGCATGAACGAGAAGGTCCGTGAACTCATCTCGGCCAATCCGTCGCTAGTGAATGCGCGAGGCGGCGATGGACAGACGCCGCTACATTTTGCCAGCACGGTCGAAATCGCGAAGTGGTTGCTGGATCACGGCGCAGACATTGACGCCCGCGACATCGACCACGATTCCACACCGGCACAATGGATGGTGGGCGACCGTCAGGAGATCGCGCGTTACTTGATTCAGCGCGGCTGCAAGACCGACATCCTCATGGCCGCAGCGCTGGGCGACGCGGACCTCGTTCGCAAACATCTGGACTCCGATCCCGGCTGCATTCACGTGCGCGTGAGCGACGAATATTTTCCCATGATCAACAAAAAGGCCGGTGGAACGATTTATCAATGGGCGCTCGGTTGGTACGTGTCGCCGCACGACGTCGCCAAGCAATTCGGTCACGACGACGTCTTCCGTTTATTGATGGAACGCAGTCCCGCCGACGTGAGACTGCTTGCTGCTTGCTGGGCCGTTGACGAAACCGCGGTGAAATCCTTGCTCGCCCAAGAGCCTGACCTCGTCGCCGATTTGTCCGACGCCTATCATCGCCAGGTCGCTCACGCTGCGCGGAACAACAATCTCGCCGCCGTCCGCGTGATGCTCACTGCGGGTCTGCCCGTGGACTCGCTCGGCCAGCATCGTGCCACGCCGCTGCACTGGGCGGCGTTTCATGGGAATGCGGAGTTGACCCGCGAGATCCTTCGTTACGAACCGCCGCTCGAACTGACCGATGCAGACTTCCATAGCACGCCACTGGGATGGGCCATTCACGGCTCGGAACATGGCTGGTATTGCCGGACGGGAGACTACGCCACGACCGTCGAGTTGCTGCTCAAAGCGGGCGCGAAGCTTCCCGAAAAAACGACCGGTGGCACGGAAGCCGTCAAGGACGCGCTCCGACGCCACGCGACGAAAGACTTCGATCGGATAAGCCTCGATGCCGTTGACGGCAGCCGAACAGACCTTGGCTAA
- a CDS encoding beta-lactamase family protein, translated as MHTPTSFLKSVCFLVSLCFALALAARELPSVAPESVGISSAKLEKVDKVIEDLIQQKKLAGTTVMIARHGKVVYSKTFGKMDLEADKPMRPDAIFRIYSMSKALTTAAALILYDEGKIKLNDPVSKYVPDFKSLKVWNGAGNVAPTHEPTIRDLMRHTAGLTYGAFGDTPVDRLYREAKVLNPNEDLKAMCEKLGKLPLLYDPGTKWVYSVAIDVLGRVIEVASGMTFDAFLQQRLLEPLDMKDTGFYVPRERADRLAAIYNSDGNGTLKPAETQTASPYLTKPKLLSGGGGMVSTTRDYMRFLQMIAQGGELQGVRVLKSETVALMTHNQLPPALIPIAISVGKRADVGFGLGFSVRVESTDDAPSGRVGEYGWGGMASTHYWTSPKDDLVVVTMEQSLPFSMMLETVVKGPIYDAITK; from the coding sequence ATGCACACGCCAACATCTTTCCTGAAGTCGGTTTGTTTTCTGGTCAGCCTTTGCTTCGCCCTCGCCCTCGCCGCTCGTGAACTGCCTTCCGTCGCGCCCGAGAGCGTTGGCATATCATCCGCGAAATTGGAAAAGGTGGACAAGGTGATTGAAGACCTGATCCAGCAAAAGAAACTGGCCGGTACAACGGTGATGATCGCCCGGCATGGAAAAGTGGTTTACTCCAAAACGTTCGGGAAGATGGACCTGGAGGCAGACAAACCGATGCGCCCGGACGCCATCTTCCGCATTTACTCCATGAGCAAGGCGCTCACCACGGCCGCCGCCTTGATCCTTTATGACGAAGGCAAGATCAAGCTCAACGATCCGGTGTCCAAATACGTGCCCGATTTCAAGAGTCTCAAAGTGTGGAACGGAGCAGGTAACGTCGCGCCGACGCACGAACCGACCATCCGCGATTTGATGCGGCACACTGCCGGTTTGACCTATGGCGCTTTCGGCGACACGCCCGTGGACAGGCTTTACCGTGAAGCCAAAGTTTTGAATCCAAACGAAGACCTCAAGGCCATGTGTGAGAAATTGGGAAAACTTCCGCTTCTCTACGACCCCGGCACGAAGTGGGTGTATAGCGTTGCCATCGATGTGCTCGGTCGGGTGATCGAGGTCGCTTCGGGCATGACGTTTGACGCGTTCCTACAACAGCGCCTCTTGGAACCGCTGGACATGAAGGATACCGGTTTTTACGTGCCGCGCGAAAGAGCGGATCGCCTGGCAGCCATTTACAACTCCGATGGCAACGGCACTCTCAAACCCGCCGAGACGCAGACCGCCAGCCCCTACCTCACCAAACCCAAACTCTTGTCCGGCGGTGGCGGCATGGTGTCCACGACACGCGACTACATGCGTTTCCTGCAAATGATTGCGCAGGGAGGCGAACTTCAAGGCGTGCGGGTTTTGAAGTCCGAAACGGTGGCGTTGATGACGCACAACCAGTTGCCGCCCGCGCTCATTCCCATTGCCATCAGCGTGGGGAAGCGCGCCGACGTTGGCTTTGGACTTGGCTTTTCCGTGCGCGTCGAGTCCACAGATGACGCGCCGTCGGGCCGGGTGGGGGAATACGGCTGGGGCGGCATGGCTAGCACACATTATTGGACCTCGCCCAAAGATGATTTGGTGGTCGTCACGATGGAGCAGTCTTTGCCCTTTTCCATGATGCTGGAAACGGTGGTCAAAGGACCCATCTACGACGCGATCACAAAGTGA